AAGAGAGCAGGCATCAGGACATAGTCCACCCAGCCGAGAACCGCAGATAAGCCGACGGCTCCAAATAAAATGACAAGAACAGGGGTAAAGCAGCAAAGAGCGGCAATAACAGAGCCAACAATACCAAATTTGAAAAGATTTTTATCTCTCATGATATTTACTCCATCACTTTTGAAGGAAATCCTGCTGATGCAGTCGCCTTTGTTAATGTCGTTGTTTGAGTTTCTTGATCATCAAACGTAACAACGGCTTGTTTCTTTTTAAAAGAAACATTCACATTTTTTACACCATCTACTGATGCTAAAGTGTTTTTAACGATGTACGGACACGACGCACATGTCATGCCACTTACCTCTAACGTAACTTTCTGTTCCGCAGCAAAGCTCATATTGAAAGGCAGTAGGCTTAAAACAGCCACGCCCACAACTATTACAGTTTTCATGTTAATTTCCTTTCTAAACATCAAGTAAAACAGGGGCGAGGTAAGGAAATGCAAGCGCCCCCGCGACAAGGATTGTTGCGGCCCAAAGAAAGAATTTTACTATTCGATTTGGGAGCGGTCGCGCACAAGCGGTTCCATCCTCACAAGCTTTCTTAGGCTTTCGGTATACGAGCCAATAGCCATATCCCAAAAATCCCAATGTGATCGTTGCAAATAATGGTTGATATGGAGAAAGCGCCGTCAGATTTCCAATCCAAGCACCACCGATCCCCAAACTGAATAAAACGAGCGGTAAGATACAGCATGATGAGGCGGCAATAGCTCCAAGAACGCCTCCTAGTGCAACCCACCCTTTACGCTTGTCTTCATTTTTCTCATCGTTGAGATTTTCAAATTTGCTGACTTGAACCACTAAAATATCTCCAATACATCATTTACAGCCTTGTTCTAATATGAGTATAGTGTCTGTAGTTACTACAGGTTCAAGGATTAAATTTTAATGGCATTTGAAATCACAGATGCACCGATCACGAGAGGTGTTCTTGCCAAGAAGGCTAACTGCCATATCGAGACTGTGCGCTACTATGAAAATATAGGGCTTTTATTGCCGCCAAGTCGCACAGAAGGGGGACATAGGCTTTACAAAATTGATGATCAACGGCGTTTACGGTTTATTTTACGCTGTAGAGAGCTTGGATTTAACATCGACGAACTACGCAGTTTGTTCTCTATCGTTGATACAAACACTTACACCTGTGGAGAAATTAAAAGTTTATCAACGGATCACTTAAAAAGCGTGCGAGACAAGATTAAAGACCTGAAACGTCTGGAAAAAACACTATCTGGTATTTTAAAAAATTGTACCGGAGGCGAAATTCCCGAATGCCCGATTATAGACTCTTTGTGGGCTGACTAAACGAAACGATATTTAATTAAATGCGAGAATATTTGCCGGGATGTAAACGTCGACTTTATTTCATTTTCTATCATTAAGAGTATTTAATCAAACCTGTTCCTGAAAGTCAGCTTTGGAGAAACTCAAAGTACAAAACAAATAGGGTTCTAAGGTCGGCTAAGGGCCGTTTGTGACCAATGATGCATCAAGAACATTTCGACATTAAGGGCACAGAGCAGACGTGAATGGCAGTTTATCTCACTATTTTGACCGATATTTTGATAGATTGTCGTTGCTTGCGTGCCCCCGCAACCAAACTTTCAAAAAATATACAAATGATAACAGTATCTTAGGCCGTAGGTTCAAATCGGGCTACGACCAAACTATCAACCAAATCCGAAGACAGTATCCTTCAGTGTTAAAAGCAGACATCGTTACTTTTATTGTCAAAAGACAGATTGTGATCCACAGCGATCCTGACCGTTCACATAGCTGAACGACAACTATGCGGATTAAGGTGACCAAACTCAAATATCGGCCAACTGCTGAACTGGGCGAGAAGCGGACTTTCGCTGCGACAGCAAAGATGTCGGCCTGATCATGATAAGCTGACCTAAACTATGGGCTCAAAATCTACGACTTTACACGCGTTCAGTAGGGGGTCTCAGCAGCTTCTAACTAATTCTAATGACCGCTGGTTTGAATGTTCTTGAGTTGATTGATTTGGCTTTGATGCTAAACGCTGATAGACTGTTATGGGGCTATTCACTTCATCTTAAGTGGGTGAAATCGAAAAATTTCAAGAGGACTAAAATGGACAAAGCCACAATCGAAAAGTTAGCCCAAGCACCCATCGAGTTTGTTGGGCGAATCGCGGCTCCTGGTGGTGTGACGACTATTTTTCTGAAAGCCGAAGAGCCGGAAAACTTCTGCAAAGACCCAGAAGGATACTTCGCGCTTCAGAATGGTGCCACCAAAGAAGAATACTTGCAGTGGGTTGAGATAGATGGTGAGCCACGATGTGGGGCGACTACTTTGAAGGGGACCCGCTGTGCCAATATGGTGAGCGGCGGTATCCAATTGAACTTAGACCGCTGGCTGCAAGAGGAAGGTGGATTTTGCCAAGTTCATGGTGGCGTTACCAGCGAAGAGGCACGACCCAAGCGCTGATGAAGATGCACTAGCCGGAAAATCAATATCCAACCTTAAAAAGCTAATCCAATGAATTTAAAACAGTTTTCTTAATGCGACTGATTACAGGAAGAGATAAATTTGTTATTTGACGTATTCATATGTCATGCCAGTGAAGACAAAGAGGATCTTGTTAGACCGCTGGTAAACTATCTGAGCGAACAAAACCTAGCTGTCTGGTATGATGAATTTTCGATGTCAGTTGGCGATAGCCTGCGCAGATCGATTGATAAAGGTTTGTCGAAATCCCGGTTCGGAATTGTTGTGCTCAGCCCGGATTTTTTAAAGAAAGGTTGGGCACAACGGGAACTTGATGGCCTTGTCGCCAGACAAGTCTCCGGCAATCATCAGATTATTCTTCCTGTCTGGCACAACATATCAGTTGAGGAGATCATGGAATACTCGCCTCCTTTGGCGGACACTTTGGCCACCAATAGTTCCAACGGAATCGAACAAGTTTGCAAAGACCTGCTAAAGGCAATCAAGCCAGAACAAAGCCCACTCATCATAGCGCGAGATATCCTAATCAAACATGGAGTCCAACCTCCTCTGATTTCTGACGAGTGGTGGCTAGATTTAGCACAGATGGCTGAGAGCTATAGCATTGGCATGCACAATTACTCTTGGACATTCCCGTTGCCGGGGGAGTTTGAACGTGGCGAAAAGCGTGCCGAAAATCTTGCATGGGCTGCAATGCAATGGGATTGGTCTTCCTTTGCTGAAAGCGAAAAGATTAACCACACTACCCATCCCGAATTGGTCTTGGAATTCATCCAAGATTTTCCAGGACTTGGGGGCATTTGCGTTCAAAACCCAGAATACCTAGCGTGTTATGCCCCGCAACTTACCATTCCAGGATTGGGCGGAGATTTTGAGGCGGTTTTTGAAGAGAAGCTTGGGGCACTGATATCCGATGAAAAAACCAAAAGTATGAAGACAATCGACCGGAAGCCGCCTTTGTGCGTGAAAGAATACGCACTTAGACATCCGACTTTCGGAAACTTTCACCCCTGGGAAATAGCTGACTTTGTTGTGAGTGGCAGAATGGGACGACATAACCCACAGTCTTTGGGTGACTTCGAATACCTGATCTGGCTATTGGCTGATGACAGTTCTTGGATGCCAGAAAGGGTGAAGCATTTTATAGCTGAAGGAGTGGCACAGCGGGGTCTTATTAACATGTCTCGCGGATCACGTCTTCATTTGGATGGCCCATTCATTGAGGAGTTGTACAGAGTAAGTGCTAGCAATAAAGGGCGCGATTTCAAGTTTAGTAAGAAAGTTGTGCAAGACCTAAAACAAATCGTTGAA
This region of Sneathiella aquimaris genomic DNA includes:
- the merF gene encoding mercury resistance system transport protein MerF translates to MRDKNLFKFGIVGSVIAALCCFTPVLVILFGAVGLSAVLGWVDYVLMPALLFFIGLTFYAVYRRQKNSEKTSGTSL
- the merP gene encoding mercury resistance system periplasmic binding protein MerP, translated to MKTVIVVGVAVLSLLPFNMSFAAEQKVTLEVSGMTCASCPYIVKNTLASVDGVKNVNVSFKKKQAVVTFDDQETQTTTLTKATASAGFPSKVME
- a CDS encoding mercuric transporter MerT family protein; protein product: MVQVSKFENLNDEKNEDKRKGWVALGGVLGAIAASSCCILPLVLFSLGIGGAWIGNLTALSPYQPLFATITLGFLGYGYWLVYRKPKKACEDGTACARPLPNRIVKFFLWAATILVAGALAFPYLAPVLLDV
- a CDS encoding MerR family transcriptional regulator; amino-acid sequence: MAFEITDAPITRGVLAKKANCHIETVRYYENIGLLLPPSRTEGGHRLYKIDDQRRLRFILRCRELGFNIDELRSLFSIVDTNTYTCGEIKSLSTDHLKSVRDKIKDLKRLEKTLSGILKNCTGGEIPECPIIDSLWAD
- a CDS encoding toll/interleukin-1 receptor domain-containing protein, encoding MLFDVFICHASEDKEDLVRPLVNYLSEQNLAVWYDEFSMSVGDSLRRSIDKGLSKSRFGIVVLSPDFLKKGWAQRELDGLVARQVSGNHQIILPVWHNISVEEIMEYSPPLADTLATNSSNGIEQVCKDLLKAIKPEQSPLIIARDILIKHGVQPPLISDEWWLDLAQMAESYSIGMHNYSWTFPLPGEFERGEKRAENLAWAAMQWDWSSFAESEKINHTTHPELVLEFIQDFPGLGGICVQNPEYLACYAPQLTIPGLGGDFEAVFEEKLGALISDEKTKSMKTIDRKPPLCVKEYALRHPTFGNFHPWEIADFVVSGRMGRHNPQSLGDFEYLIWLLADDSSWMPERVKHFIAEGVAQRGLINMSRGSRLHLDGPFIEELYRVSASNKGRDFKFSKKVVQDLKQIVEWTLVDLESSTPTEIVYERMMEWGVVEAYTRHQRWIRDRRRGL